In Balearica regulorum gibbericeps isolate bBalReg1 chromosome 2, bBalReg1.pri, whole genome shotgun sequence, one DNA window encodes the following:
- the DSP gene encoding desmoplakin isoform X1, translating to MSINGGSHPRINTLGRMARADSGTDLRYEMSSHVVGGGGGGGTHTHKTYYYQKTYGGDYASDGYGQNGTCTVSRRQNTIQELLQNCSDCLMRAELIVQPELKYGDGVQIRGNRDLEECFAQANDQMDILDGLIREMRQMGQPCEMYQKRLLQLQEQMRALYKAISVPRARRASSKGGGCYSSQSGSGWDEYTKRVTSECLNWMRQQKAEMELVKWGFDAASIEQQIGDHRRTHNAIGDYRWHLDKVKTDLREKAAVHQLEEEYEGLLKYSFERMDQLRQFQNLIQATSREIMWINDCEEEELLYDWSDRNTDIARKQEAFSKRMSELELKEKELNKLKQESDQLVLNQHPASDKIEAYMDTLQTQWSWILQITKCIDVHLKENAAYFQFFEEAQATECYLKNLQDSIRKKFICDKSMSLQSLLEQIKELENERERILEYKRQVQSLVNKSKKIVQLKPRNPDYRSNKPIILKALCDYKQDLKTVRKGDECILKDNNERSKWLVTGPGGVDMLVPSVSLIIPPPNPLAVDLATKIEQYYEAILALWNQLYINMKSLVSWHYCMIDIEKIRAMTIAKLKTMRKEDYQKIITDLEIHYQEFLRNSQGSEMFGDEDKRKIQTQFTDAQKHYQTLIIQLPNQSRQPQTVVPTESCPVGSSNTIIVNERNREHEKQEAWLLMELQKLRRQIEASEIRMIQRAPLGVDQGAMHDFSVRIKDLEGVQNDSQIMAETLNKHKDLLPNFRGCEKYVYLQSEINALFQKLENINGVSAGYLDSLNALRCLLQIILQTEDVIRVFEVRLSEEETVPLDLDKVEAYRACLKKMKADLNMKKSLLNALENELQKTLQIHSQSCQSYTLYDMDIGKFCDKVTQLIDRWQRADKQIDNRSWDLERQIKQLKTYRDLYQALCKWICDAKRRQDSIESMKLCDCNTIMRYLHDQKNLHSEICGKRDKVEELLKHADQCSAAIKDYELQVASYSSGLETLLNIPIKKSVVQSPAVLILQEASEAQSRYIELLTRSGDYYRFLSEMLKSMEDLKMKNTKIELLEEELRLARDSNSETSNKHKFLEQNLQKYQMDVSQLKAKLMSLEEMKRQAEMDGNSAKQNLDKCYAQIKDLNDRITRLTYEIEDEKRKRKLLEDRYEQQKNDYDQLQKTRQNEKDSLGWQKLESEKVIKEKEYEIERLRVLLQDEGTRKREYENELAKVRNQFSEEMSNLKNKYETEINIKKTTIQQIAAQKDDDAKGLRAQVDRLTRENRDLKDEIVRLNDAILQTTDQRRRAEEDALQHKACSSEVSQQKHQLELELKQIIQLRGEDNSRYKQALEEAASTIQDKTKELERLKVQLQEEAKSRWELENELAKVRNSYDEEIISLKNKYETEINITKTTIHQVTMQKEEDTNNYRTQLDNAMRENRNLCEEIRRLKNTISQTTDNLRKIEENAQQQKAAGSELSQKKQQLEIELKQVIQRHSDESMRYKQSLDDASKTIKERNKEIERLRKLLDVETSQRKELEDENSQLKRVQFDLQKANTSATETINKLRIQEQELARLKIDYERVSQEKKGRDQESAKFQSTVKDLQIQKHKLEEELCRQNKNVMEETSRRKKLEEEIEGMRRSLREQSVKITNLTQQIEEVSIVKKRNEDDLRHQREVLDGHVREKQRYMEEIRKYTSDIETLRRQLVQEQEQLKQAHLRYEHLQKTSEEKSKNLNECKIEIERLQSLTENLTKEHLLLEEELRNVRLEYDDLRMVRSEVDEKNSAIAELKNQLQTSSKQTLELQGLINDLQKEREKLRQEIEKFQKQALEASNRIQESKNQYSHIMQERETLLIKMSALEQDKARLQRLEEELNRLKVTLESESRLKQRLESEKQQILNDLNQWKSQHSRTEESIRKIQCEREKSEREKNTLRSEIERLQMEIKRIEERYRCRLEETAVKNQSELESERLRLQREIEKLKQRPYGSHRSTQTEEDFCIDASKLLFSGLRKKITAMQLYECQLIDKLTLDKLLKGQRSVEEVTADIEPYLKGAGAIAGVSLSPRQKYSFVEAKRNQLLTAENAVLLLEAQAATGGVIDPHRNEMLTVDSAIARDLIDFDDREQIYTAEKAITGFKDPFSGKTVSVSEAIKKNLVDRETGIRLLEAQLAVGGIVDPVNSVFLPKDIALSRGLIDKDLYRILNNCQGTTKNFIDPTTKKAVTYMQLKEKCRIEPHTGLLLLPVQKRSMSFQGIRQPVSADALLEAGIIKESTRNDLERGAITVEEVSERIIDFLQGSSCIAGIYNEATKEKLGVYQAMKIGLVRPGTALELLEAQAATGFIVDPVSNVRLPVEEAYKRGLVGIEFKEKLLSAERAVTGYKDPETGNIISLFQAMNKELIERGHGIRLLEAQIATGGIIDPKESYRLPVETAYKRGYFNEELNQILSDPSDDTKGFFDPNTEENLTYLQLKERCIKDEATGLCLLPLREKKKVVHTSQKNTLRKRRVVIVDPETNREMSVQEAYSKGLIDYDTYTELAEQECEWEEITITGSDGSSRVVLVDRKTGSQYDIQDAIDKGLVERKFFDQYRSGSLSLTQFADMISCRNGTDEVFRHESVTRSPTVLSVRSSSSLIRSGSFSETPEECSPIAAIFDTENLEKISISEAIQRGIVDSITGQRLLEAQACTGGIICPTTGQRLSLQEATSQCIIDQDMATRLKPAQKAFIGFEGIKGGRKRMSAAEAVKEKWLPYEAGQRFLEFQYLTGGLVDPEVRGRISTEEAIRNGLIDGRAAQKLQDTNSYPKILTCPKTKLKISYKDAMNRSMVEDITGLKLLEAASVSSKGISSPYNVSSAPGSRSGSRSGSRSGSRSGSRRGSFDASASSSYSYSYSTFSSGSVGR from the exons TCAGAATGGGACCTGTACAGTGTCCAGACGCCAGAACACCATCCAGGAGCTTTTGCAAAACTGCTCGGATTGCCTGATGAGAGCTGAGCTCATAGTACAACCT gaGTTGAAATATGGGGATGGTGTCCAAATTAGAGGGAACAGAGATCTGGAAGAGTGTTTTGCGCAGGCAAATGACCAAATGGATATCCTGGATGGGCTGATCAGAGAGATGAGGCAGATGGGCCAGCCCTGTGAGATGTATCAGAAAAG GTTGCTTCAGCTTCAAGAGCAAATGCGTGCCCTGTACAAAGCCATCAGCGTTCCCCGTGCCAGGAGGGCCAGCTCCAAAGGTGGTGGTTGTTACTCTTCTCAGAGTGGCTCAGGCTGGGATGAGTACACAAAACGTGTGACAAGTGAATGTTTAAACTGGATGCGGCAGCAGAAG GCTGAAATGGAACTGGTGAAATGGGGCTTTGATGCAGCATCCATCGAGCAACAAATTGGTGACCATAGGAGGACTCACAATGCCATTGGTGACTATCGCTGGCACCTGGACAAAGTCAAAACAGATCTG CGGGAGAAGGCTGCAGTTCATCAGCTGGAGGAAGAATATGAAGGACTGCTG AAATACTCCTTTGAGAGAATGGATCAGCTCCGTCAATTCCAGAACCTCATCCAAGCCACCAGCAGAGAGATCATGTGGATCAATGAttgtgaggaagaggagcttCTCTACGACTGGAGTGACAGGAACACTGACATTGCCAGGAAGCAGGAGGCCTTCTCT AAACGCATGAGTGAACTGgagcttaaagaaaaagaactcaACAAGCTAAAGCAAGAAAGTGACCAGCTAGTGCTCAACCAGCAtcctgcttcagacaaaattGAG GCCTACATGGATACATTACAAACTCAGTGGAGCTGGATTCTTCAGATCACCAAATGCATTGATGTTCATCTGAAAGAGAATGCGGCTTACTTTCAG ttcTTTGAAGAGGCCCAAGCCACAGAATGCTACCTGAAAAACTTACAAGACTCCATCAGAAAGAAGTTCATCTGTGATAAGAGCATGTCCCTGCAGTCTTTGCTGGAGCAGATCAAAGAGCTGGAG AATGAACGAGAGAGAATTCTTGAGTACAAGAGGCAAGTGCAGAGTTTGGTGAATAAATCCAAGAAGATTGTGCAGCTGAAGCCACGTAACCCAGACTACCGGAGTAACAAGCCCATTATCCTCAAGGCTCTATGTGACTACAAACAGGATCTG AAAACAGTGCGCAAAGGAGATGAATGCATCCTGAAGGACAATAATGAGCGCAGCAAGTGGCTGGTGACCGGCCCTGGAGGAGTGGATATGCTGGTGCCATCTGTTAGTCTTATCATCCCACCCCCCAATCCATTAGCAGTGGATCTTGCTACCAA AATTGAACAGTACTATGAAGCTATTTTAGCTTTGTGGAACCAGCTGTATATCAACATGAAGAGCCTGGTATCTTGGCATTATTGCATGATCGACATCGAGAAAATCAGAGCAATGACTATTGCCAAG TTGAAAACAATGCGTAAGGAAGATTACCAAAAAATAATAACTGACCTGGAGATCCATTATCAAGAATTCCTAAGGAACAGCCAAGGCTCAGAGATGTTTGGTGATGAAGACAAACGAAAGATCCAGACTCAGTTCACTGATGCTCAGAAGCACTACCAAACCTTGATTATACAACTGCCCAATCAGTCGCGGCAGCCACAAACAG TGGTCCCAACTGAGAGCTGTCCTGTGGGTTCCTCAAACACCATTATCGTTAATGAGAGAAACCGAGAACATGAGAAGCAGGAGGCTTGGCTGCTGATGGAGCTTCAGAAACTTCGGCGTCAGATTGAGGCTTCTGAGATTCGGATGATTCAAAGAGCTCCTCTTGGAGTGGATCAAGGAGCTATGCATGACTTTTCAGTCAGAATAAAGGATTTAGAG GGTGTGCAGAATGACTCTCAAATAATGGCTGAAACCCTCAATAAGCATAAGGACTTGCTGCCTAACTTCAGAGGCTGTGAAAAGTATGTGTACTTGCAGTCAGAGATAAATGCCCTATttcaaaaactggaaaatattaatgGTGTTTCTGCTGGCTACTTAGACAG CTTGAATGCACTGAGGTGTCTGCTCCAGATTATTCTACAAACAGAAGATGTGATCAGAGTTTTTGAAGTCAGACTGTCTGAAGAGGAGACTGTTCCTTTGGATCTTGATAAAGTGGAGGCTTATCGGGCTTGTCTGAAG aaaatgaaagcagaccTAAACATGAAGAAGTCACTACTGAATGCCCTGGAAAACGAGCTGCAGAAAACGCTTCAGATTCACTCACAGTCTTGCCAGTCATATACCTTGTATGATATGGACATTGGAAAGTTTTGTGACAAAGTTACCCAGCTAATAGACCGCTGGCAGAGAGCTGATAAGCAGATAGATAACAG atcaTGGGATTTAGAAAGACAAATCAAACAGCTGAAAACTTACCGAGATCTCTACCAGGCTCTGTGCAAATGGATCTGTGATGCCAAGCGCAGGCAGGATTCCATCGAGTCCATGAAGCTGTGTGATTGCAACACTATCATGAGATATCTACATGATCAGAAG AACTTGCATAGTGAAATCTGTGGGAAGCGAGACAAAGTTGAGGAGCTTCTCAAGCATGCAGATCAGTGCTCAGCTGCAATTAAG GATTATGAACTACAGGTTGCTTCCTACAGTTCTGGATTAGAAACATTGCTCAACATACCTATCAAGAAGAGTGTGGTTCAGTCTCCTGCAGTGTTGATTCTGCAAGAG gcTAGCGAGGCTCAGTCTCGCTACATAGAGCTTCTTACAAGATCAGGCGATTATTACAGATTCTTAAGTGAAATGTTAAAGAGCATGGAGGACTTGAAG atgaaaaacaCCAAAATTGAACTCCTGGAAGAAGAACTCAGGCTTGCCAGAGATTCAAATTCAGAGACAAGCAACAAACATAAATTCCTGGAGCAAAATCTGCAGAAGTACCAGATGGATGTTTCTCAGCTTAAGGCAAAGCTGATGAGTCTGGAGGAGATGAAAAGACAAGCTGAAATGGATGGAAATTCTGCTAAGCAAAACCTGGACAAATGCTATGCCCAAATAAAGGATCTAAATGACAGAATAACCAGGCTGACTTATGAGATTGaagatgagaaaaggaaaaggaagttgTTGGAGGATAGATATGAGCAGCAGAAGAATGACTATgaccagctgcagaaaacaagacaaaacgAGAAAGACAGCCTTGGTTGGCAAAAGTTAGAGTCTGAGAAGGTCATCAAGGAGAAGGAGTACGAGATAGAAAGATTAAGGGTTCTTCTTCAGGATGAAGGCACACGGAAGAGGGAATATGAAAATGAGCTGGCTAAGGTAAGAAACCAGTTTAGCGAGGAGATGAGTAATTTAAAGAACAAgtatgaaacagaaattaatattaagaAGACCACAATCCAGCAGATAGCTGCACAGAAAGATGATGATGCAAAAGGCCTCAGAGCGCAGGTTGACAGACTgacaagagaaaacagagaccTTAAGGATGAGATTGTGAGGCTGAACGATGCCATTCTGCAAACCACAGATCAACGGAGGAGGGCAGAAGAAGATGCTCTGCAGCACAAGGCTTGCAGTTCTGAGGTGTCACAGCAAAAGCATCAGTTAGAGCTGGAGCTGAAACAGATCATTCAGCTTCGTGGCGAGGACAACTCAAGATACAAGCAGGCTCTTGAGGAGGCTGCCTCAACTATTCAGGATAAAACTAAGGAGCTGGAAAGGCTAAAGGTTCAGCTTCAGGAAGAGGCTAAAAGCCGATGGGAACTTGAAAATGAATTGGCTAAGGTAAGGAACAGTTATGATGAGGAAATTATTAGTTTAAAGAACAAATACGAAACTGAGATTAATATCACAAAGACCACAATTCACCAGGTCACCATGCAAAAGGAAGAGGACACAAATAATTATAGAACACAGCTTGATAATGCCATGCGAGAAAATAGGAATTTGTGTGAGGAAATTAGGAGACTGAAGAATACGATAAGTCAGACAACAGATAATCTACGGAAAATAGAAGAGAATGctcagcagcagaaggcagctggcTCAGAGCTTtctcagaagaaacagcagctggagaTTGAGCTAAAACAAGTGATTCAGAGGCACTCTGATGAAAGCATGCGGTACAAACAGTCACTTGATGATGCTTCTAAGACcattaaggaaagaaacaaggagattgaaaggctgagaaagttgtTGGATGTAGAAACAAGTCAGAGAAAAGAACTAGAGGATGAGAACAGTCAGTTAAAAAGAGTCCAGTTTGacctgcagaaagcaaacacaagTGCTACTGAGACAATTAACAAGCTGAGGATCCAAGAGCAAGAACTGGCCAGACTGAAAATTGACTATGAAAGAGTTTCgcaagagaaaaaaggcagggACCAAGAAAGTGCAAAGTTCCAGAGCACTGTAAAAGACTTGCAGATCCAGAAGCATAAGCTGGAGGAGGAACTTTGCAggcagaataaaaatgtaatggaGGAGACATCCAGGAGaaagaagctggaggaggaaataGAAGGCATGAGGAGATCTCTCAGAGAGCAATCGGTTAAAATAACCAATCTCACACAGCAAATAGAGGAAGTGTCTATTGTAAAGAAGAGGAACGAAGATGACCTTAGACACCAAAGAGAAGTATTAGACGGTCAtgtgagagagaagcagagataCATGGAGGAGATAAGAAAATACACATCTGATATTGAGACTTTACGCCGTCAGTTGGTCCAAGAACAGGAGCAATTAAAACAGGCTCACCTACGATACGAGCACTTACAGAAAACCtctgaggagaaaagcaaaaacttgAATGAATGCAAAATAGAAATCGAAAGGCTTCAGTCTCTCACCGAGAACCTAACCAAGGAACACTTGTTACTGGAGGAAGAGCTGCGAAATGTTAGATTGGAGTACGATGACCTCAGAATGGTCAGAAGTGAAGTTGATGAGAAAAATTCTGCCATTGCTGAACTAAAGAATCAGCTTCAGACAAGCAGCAAGCAAACTCTGGAACTTCAGGGGTTGATTAAtgatttacagaaagaaagggaaaaattgaGACAGGAAATTGAAAAATTCCAAAAGCAAGCTCTAGAG GCATCCAATAGGATTCAAGAATCCAAAAATCAATATAGTCACATTATGCAAGAAAGAGAAACCTTGCTGATAAAAATGAGTGCTTTGGAGCAAGACAAAGCCAGGCTGCAGAGATTAGAAGAGGAGCTGAACCGTTTGAAAGTTACCCTGGAATCAGAGTCTCGTTTGAAGCAACGCCTGGaaagtgagaagcagcaaatcCTGAATGACCTCAATCAATGGAAGAGCCAGCACTCCCGGACAGAGGAATCCATAAGGAAGATCCAGTGCGAGAGAGAGAAGAGCGAGAGGGAGAAGAACACCCTGAGGAGTGAGATTGAGAGGCTGCAGATGGAAATCAAACGAATCGAGGAGAGATACCGGTGCCGACTGGAAGAGACTGCTGTCAAAAACCAGTCAGAGTTGGAGTCCGAGCGTCTCAGGCTGCAAAGAGAGATCGAGAAACTCAAGCAACGCCCATATGGGTCCCACAGATCTACACAGACTGAGGAAGACTTTTGTATTGATGCCTCCAAGTTGCTGTTCAGTGGGCTGCGGAAGAAGATTACAGCAATGCAGCTGTATGAGTGTCAACTGATAGACAAACTCACACTGGATAAACTGCTGAAGGGGCAGAGGTCAGTGGAAGAAGTCACGGCTGACATTGAACCCTACCTCAAAGGGGCAGGTGCTATTGCAGGGGTGTCCCTTTCGCCCAGACAGAAGTACTCTTTTGTTGAGGCCAAACGGAATCAGCTCCTTACAGCAGAAAACGCAGTCCTGCTCTTAGAAGCCCAGGCAGCAACAGGAGGCGTGATAGATCCACACCGAAATGAGATGTTAACGGTGGACAGTGCTATCGCCAGAGATCTGATTGACTTTGATGACAGAGAGCAAATCTATACAGCAGAAAAGGCTATTACGGGATTTAAAGATCCTTTCTCGGGCAAAACCGTGTCTGTATCTGAAGCCATCAAGAAAAACTTGGTTGACAGAGAAACTGGAATTCGTCTGCTTGAAGCCCAGCTGGCTGTAGGAGGGATTGTTGATCCTGTCAACAgtgttttccttcccaaagATATAGCTTTATCCCGTGGGTTGATTGACAAAGACCTGTACAGGATCCTAAACAACTGCCAAGGCACTACAAAGAACTTCATTGATCCCACCACCAAAAAGGCAGTCACTTACATgcaactgaaggaaaaatgtagGATTGAACCACACACTGGTCTGCTCCTCCTCCCAGTGCAGAAAAGGAGTATGTCATTCCAAGGGATCAGGCAGCCCGTCTCAGCAGATGCACTTCTCGAGGCTGGAATTATTAAGGAATCAACAAGGAACGATTTAGAAAGAGGTGCAATTACAGTGGAAGAAGTGAGTGAGAGAAttattgattttcttcaggGCTCTAGCTGTATTGCAGGTATCTACAATGAGGCTACTAAAGAGAAACTTGGTGTTTACCAGGCTATGAAAATAGGTTTGGTTAGACCGGGGACAGCCCTTGAACTCCTAGAAGCCCAGGCAGCCACAGGGTTCATAGTGGATCCTGTCAGCAATGTGAGGTTGCCTGTTGAGGAAGCTTACAAAAGAGGCCTTGTTGGAATTGAATTTAAAGAGAAACTTCTCTCTGCTGAAAGAGCTGTCACTGGGTACAAAGACCCGGAAACTGGAAACatcatttctctgtttcaagCAATGAACAAAGAGCTCATAGAGAGAGGTCATGGCATTCGTTTGCTGGAGGCCCAGATTGCTACTGGAGGAATCATAGACCCCAAAGAGAGCTACCGCTTGCCAGTAGAGACGGCCTACAAGCGTGGCTACTTCAATGAAGAGCTCAACCAGATCCTTAGTGATCCAAGTGATGACACCAAAGGGTTCTTTGATCCCAACACAGAGGAGAACTTGACCTACTTGCAGCTGAAAGAAAGATGCATAAAGGACGAAGCAACAGGGCTCTGCCTTCTACCCCTGAGAGAGAAGAAGAAGGTGGTGCATACCTCGCAGAAAAACACCCTTAGGAAGCGCCGGGTTGTCATTGTAGATCCAGAAACAAACAGGGAAATGTCTGTGCAGGAGGCATACAGCAAAGGCCTCATAGATTATGACACCTATACAGAACTAGCTGAACAGGAGTGTGAGTGGGAAGAAATAACTATTACAGGATCAGATGGTAGCAGTAGAGTAGTCCTTGTCGACAGAAAAACAGGTAGCCAGTATGACATCCAAGACGCTATTGACAAAGGTCTGGTTGAGAGGAAATTTTTTGACCAGTACCGTTCTGGCAGTTTAAGCCTGACGCAGTTTGCAGACATGATTTCCTGCCGTAATGGCACTGATGAGGTGTTTCGGCATGAGTCAGTGACTCGGTCTCCCACAGTGCTGAGTGTCAGGAGTTCTTCCTCACTGATCAGGAGCGGTTCTTTTTCAGAGACCCCAGAAGAATGCAGTCCCATTGCAGCCATATTTGACACAGAAAACTTGGAGAAAATCTCCATTTCAGAAGCTATACAACGGGGCATCGTGGATAGCATCACTGGGCAAAGGTTACTTGAAGCCCAGGCCTGCACAGGAGGCATAATATGCCCTACCACAGGCCAGAGGCTTTCGCTTCAGGAAGCCACCAGTCAGTGCATCATCGATCAGGATATGGCCACACGGCTCAAACCAGCCCAGAAGGCCTTCATAGGGTTCGAAGGCATAAAGGGTGGACGCAAGAGGATGTCAGCAGCTGaagcagtgaaggaaaaatggtTGCCTTATGAGGCTGGGCAGCGGTTCCTTGAATTCCAGTACCTCACTGGAGGTCTCGTGGACCCAGAAGTGCGTGGAAGAATAAGTACTGAGGAAGCCATTAGGAATGGATTGATTGATGGTCGCGCTGCCCAGAAATTGCAAGACACTAACAGCTACCCCAAAATTCTGACCTGCCCCAAGACCAAGCTGAAAATATCCTACAAAGATGCAATGAATCGGTCAATGGTGGAAGACATCACCGGGCTTAAACTCTTGGAAGCAGCCTCCGTTTCATCCAAAGGCATATCCAGTCCCTACAATGTCTCCTCAGCACCTGGCTCTCGCTCTGGCTCTCGCTCTGGCTCACGTTCAGGCTCACGCAGTGGGTCTAGGAGGGGAAGTTTTGATGCATCAGCAAGCTCTTCATATTCTTACTCATACTCAACCTTCAGCAGTGGGTCTGTTGGGCGCTAA